The segment AGCAAAGCATCCGGCAGAGTTCGCTTGATCAGATTTTTGGCAAGCTCCGCAAATCGCGCACACGGGGCAACCACAAAACGCCCTACAGCGGCCGCGGCGATGAACTGACCAGCGACCGCCGCCCTTTTCAGTTTGGCGATGCGCCGGAGCAGATTGACATGACTGTGAGCATGCGCAATGCACAAATTCACCACGGCACCAGCGAGTTTGCCATGAGTGAAGATGATTTGGAAATTATTGAGCAGGAGCACAAAACCCAAACATCAACCGTGCTCATGATTGATATTTCGCACTCGATGATTTTGTATGGCGAAGACCGCATTACGCCAGCCAAAAAAGTAGCCATGGCTTTGGCCGAACTGATTAAAACACGCTATCCGAAAGATACGCTCGACATTATTGTGTTTGGCAACGATGCGTGGCAGATTGAACTCAAAGACCTGCCCTTTTTGCAGGTAGGCCCCTATCACACCAACACCGTAGCCGGGCTTGATCTGGCCATGGACATTCTGCGCCGCCGCAAAAATCCGAACAAGCAGATTTTTATGATTACCGACGGCAAACCGAGCTGCCTCAAACAGGGCGAAGAATATTACATGAACAGCTTCGGCCTCGACCGCAAGATTGTGGCACAATGCCTCAACCGCGCACATGCCTGCCGTCGCGTACATATTCCCATAACCACGTTTATGATTGCCAAAGATCCTTACCTGCAGCAGTTTGTAGAGGAGTTTACCGATGCCAACCAGGGCCGGGCATTTTACACCTCGCTGAAAGGTCTGGGTGATTATATTTTTGAAGATTACACCACAAACCGTCGTAAACGCGTTCGATAAAATGAATAGTTTACCCGAAACCGATTTTACACTTACCGCCGAAGGGCCCGTTACAAAAGCGTTTTTGCAGGCCGGCGTAACACGTTTCACCGAAGCAGTAAATTACGTGCGTAAACTCCGCTACAACCGCATCAGCAACCGTAACAACTGCCTGCTTGTGCTCACCGAACAACGTGGCACCTGTTCTTCGAAACACCAGTTACTGGCCTTACTGGCAGAAGAAAACAATAGGCCCGACATACAATTGGCAGAACTGTTGTTTCGTATGCACGAAAAAAATGTACCCGGAACAGGTGAAATACTTTTTCGCCACAATCTGCCTTACATGCCCGAAGCACACAACTATTTACGTGCAGGCAATCAAATAATTGATGCCACTTCAGAATCTGTGCGCATAGACTATGAAGGCGATAAAATTTCGGAACAAATAATATCGCCACGTCGAACCACGGAAGAAAAAATGGCCGCACATCGTTTAGCTCTCGACCAGTGGCGCTGCACAGATTCACTGGCTGCTGCATATACCTTAGATCAACTTTACTCCATCCGCGAAAGCTGCATTGCGGCAATCGTATAAATTCAATCGTACTGTGAGCAACTCACCCGCTATCAATACCCTCGGCGAACTTATTGCCGCCGGATACACACCAAAATCAATAAAACAGGAACTCCGCGATAACCTGCTTGCACGACTAAGAGCAAAAACACCTTTGTTTGATGGTATTATCGGCTATCAGGATACGGTGATTCCTGATCTGGAGCGTGCCATACTTTCGCGGCATAATATTAACCTGCTTGGTTTGCGCGGACAGGCCAAAACGCGTATTGCGCGGCTTATGGTGAATTTGCTGGATGAATGGATTCCGGTGGTAAAAGGCTCGGAACTGAATGATGATCCGCTGCAACCGCTTTCGCGCTATGCGCGCGATCTGGTGGCCGAAAAAGGAAACGCCACACCCATTGAATGGATGCACCGCAGCGAACGTTTTGCCGAAAAACTGGCCACGCCTGATGTATCGGTAGCCGATCTGATTGGAGATGTGGACCCGATTAAAGCCGCCAACATGAAACTGAATTACAGCGATGAACGCGTGATTCACTACGGCATTATTCCCCGCGCCAACCGGTGCATTTTCGTAATCAACGAGCTGCCCGATTTACAGGCACGTATTCAGGTGGCCTTGTTTAATATTCTGCAGGAAGGCGATATTCAGATACGCGGATTCAAGCTGCGCCTGCCGCTTGATATTCAGTTTGTGTTTACGGCCAATCCGGAAGATTACACCAACCGGGGCTCGATTGTGACGCCGCTTAAAGACCGTATCGGCAGCCAGATACTTACGCATTATCCGAAGGATCTGGAAACAGCCAAGCAGATTACGCAGCAGGAAGCCCGCGCAAGGCAGGATGCCGCTGCAGTGATTCATGTGCCCGATGCCGCGCTGAGCATGCTCGAGCAGATTGGCTTTGAAGCACGCGAAAGCGAGTTTATTGATGCCAAGAGCGGTGTATCGGCGCGTTTAAGTATATCGGCCTACGAAAACCTGATCAGTGCGGCCGAGCGCCGGGCGGTAATAAACGGCGAGGCCGAAACCATGGTGCGCCTTACTGATTTTGCCGCCGTAATTCCGGCCATTACCGGCAAGGTGGAAATGGTGTATGAAGGTGAACAGGAAGGCGCAGCCGGTGTGGCCAAACACCTTATCGGAAAAGCCATACGCACACTCTTCCCCACCTATTTCCCCTCGCCCGAAAAACTAAAAAGAAAAACCGAAACAAGCCCGTACCAACCCATTATCGACTGGTTTGGCGAAGGCAATACGCTTGATCTGACAAGTGATATGCCCGCGCGTACATATGCTGCCGCACTGAGTGTAGTGGACGGACTGGATGAACTCGTTTCGAAACATTATCCTGCTGCCGAAGGCATGCAAAAGCTGTTTCTGATGGAACTGGTGCTGCACGGACTTTCGGAGTTTTCGCGGCTCAACCGCAGTTCACTTGAGTCGGGTGCGCGTTTCGGCGATCTGATGGGTGCCATGCTGGGCGGGGAGTAACTGGTCTAAGAGGCTGTCAGGGAATTTTGTGTTGCTTTGATTTTGATGGATTTTTTGATTGATTGAGGCGCTTTTTGAACAGATACCTTGAGGGTCAAGCAACGAAAAGCAATCAAAAAAGACGCGAAAACATTAAAAAGAAAATTCCCTGACAGACTCTAAAAAAGCAATTAAGTTTTCTTTTACCTGAAGTTTATTTTGGAAAGTCGGTGAAAATGGTTATATCTTAGTAAACTGTGCAACAGACACACCTGCACAGTGAAAGGAGGCACCATGACACTTTTTGCACAAGAGCTGACTGCACACACCGGCCGGCTGCGCGGGCATACGGGAGCCGACAGGGAATCACCCCAAAGTACCAGGTCATCACCGGAATCTCTTGCCGCAGTCCGTCCTGAATCATTTCAAACCTGGCGGAGCATCCGTTTCCGCGATCCATTGCTGCTGGTGGTAATTCCACTTGCCTCACTGGCTTTTTATGCACTGTCGTTAAGCGTTACGGCTATTTCCCTGCGTCTTGGGCCGGTTGCCACACATGCTGTGGGGCTGGGCATTCCGGCACTTTGGGCAGTATATCTGCTTAGCGATTATCTGCGCTTCCGCAACTGGCGGGCCCGGCTTCCCTTTGCCGTAGCGGGCTGGGACGAAGTAGTAAACCACACCGCTTTTGAAACGGGTGTGTGGCGGCATGCTGAGGTGAAGCTGATACTGAGTGAAGGCATTTCGCCCGAACAGGAAAAGCATTTTGCCGCAGGCATTATTGTCTTTGCCCACCTCGCCAATTCAAGCTATGGCGAACGCTATCAAGGCGATCCGCGCCGCTACTGGAATACAGACATCCTCACGGCATCCGGCAGCATTGATATTCATGTGGCGGCCTGTTTTGTGGGACTTTGCACAAAAAAACTCAGGCATGCCGCACAACGTTATCCCGGCTGCCTGCAACGGGTAGAAATTTCGCTCAGCGGCGATCCGTTTCTTGCCGATCCGCATGATGCTCATCACTAATTCAACGTTAAAATAAGCTAAGGGCGCCCTGCGGGGCGCCCTTAGCGCTGCTTTACCGTTTACCTTTGCGCGTATGGCAATTGAAATAGAACGCAAATTCCTGCTCCGTAGCACCCGCTGGCAGCAGCATCCCGACCTGAGCGTTACACATATCCGTCAGGGCTACCTCGTAAGTGATGCCGGCCGTACCGTGCGCGTACGCTGGCGAAACGGCAAAGGCTACCTCACCGTAAAAGGCAAACCCGAATCAGGCAGCATTGCACGCATGGAATATGAATACGAAATTCCCGGCACCGAAGCCGAAGCCCTGCTGCAACTCTGCAAACCGCCGCTCATTGAAAAAAAACGCTGGCTCCTGCCCGCCGGAAATCATACGTGGGAAATAGACATCTTTGAAGGCGAAAACAACGGACTCTGCGTAGCCGAAATCGAACTGGTAAACGAACACGAAACGTTTGAAAAACCCGACTGGCTGGGCGAGGAAGTTACTCACGACGGGCGCTATTCAAACGCAGCACTCAGCCGCGTGCCTTACTCACAATGGTAAAGTCTGGTGTTTAACGTTCAGCCTGCATAGGCGCATAGCCGGTAAACAAAGCGTTTTTCAAAAACTGCCTGCTCATAAAACTTTGGAACAAGTTGAAGTCGGCTGACCGAAGTTGCACCAAAACCATTATTTTTGCCCATCATAAACCAATTTGTGAACCACGTGTACTCATCACGCACTTTATTTATCGTAGTAGCCATATTAATTGGCGCTCTGACCCGTCTTCTTCCCCATCCGCCGAACTTTACCGTCATTGGCGCCATCGCTCTGTTTGGCGGTGCGTACCTCGGCAGCCGCTGGCTGGCCGTTGTGGTTCCGGTGCTCGCTGTTTTTCTCAGCGATCTTGTGCTTAACAACACTATTTATGCACAGGATGGTCAGTTTGTATGGATGTATGAAGGTGCATGGCTCGTATATTTTTCAACTGCACTTTGTACTTTGCTTGGCATGTTTATGCTTCGTAAAGTAAGCGTAAGCAATGTGTCTGTTTCTGCTATTGCAACCGCTCTGCTGTTCTTTGCAATTACCAATTTTGCAGTATGGGCTGGTTCTCCCATGTATCCGCAAACAATTGGCGGCCTTGCTGCCTGCTACGTGGCTGCGTTGCCTTTTCTGGGCTGGAGCATGCTTGGCAACCTGTTTTTTGCCGGTATTTTCTTTGGCGGCTTTGAACTCGCCGGCCGTCGGTTTCCGAAGCTGGCTGCGCGTAAGGCATAAGTAACTTTCGCTCATCTTTATCACGGCCTGTGCAATGTGCACAGGCTTTTTTTTCGATAATATGCCTTGAATTTGCCGTGAAACGGTTACGTGTACTCCGCTTTTTATTCGGAATGGATAAGCAAACGGAGCCTGCTGATTAGAGACAGCGTAAGGTTAAAACCTCATCAGCTGACTCCGTACAAATTCCCACTCCGGTGTAATCAGTAAATGACCAAAATCAAGCGGATACCACGGACTGTTTCCGGCTTCATCGGGATTTCGGAGTACCTGAATATTTTGTGCGGGCATGTAGCTTTGCAGCAGCAGAAACACTTTTTCGCCTTTTGCATTTACAGCCATATCGGCCACGATGCAGGCGTGTCCGGGTGAGCCGCCTTTGATAAATACATCGCCGATCTGCATCGAATCAGCTGAAACGGATTTCATTTCGCGGCTAAGCGAGAGCGTGCCTGCATACATAAACACGTCGTTGAGGTAGCGGCGAAAAGCGGTGTATTCGCCTACTGCGGCTTTGCTCCCGTTTTGCAGTCGTTTACCCGGTTTGCGGGTATCAATGCGTTCGCCTTTACACCAGGAAAGATAAGCGCAACGGTCGCCGCTGGTAAAGTTGAATGCGATTTCGCTGTAACGTTGTTGTGCAAAAAGGTATTCGGCGCGTAAACGCATCACCGCATCCGCACACTGCTGTAAATCGGCTTTACCGGGATCAACATTCACCACGGCCACATGCGCATTCTGATTTCGTTTGGGTTGTCCGTTGTGCAGCAACACCGGTGTGCCGTTGGGCAGCAGCGGCAAGTGCCGCAGCCAGACAGCAAAGGATCCGTCATTTGCTTTTACACGTTTATAGCCTTCGGGCACGGCAAAGCGTGTGCAGATTTCAGCCTTTGACGTATCGGCGCCGGGCCAGCAGTAGCGTTGGGCAGGATCATCAGGAAGCGAGTCGGGCACACCTGCATAGGTGTAAGATGCGGGTGTGGAACCTGCATCGGAGCAGGAAACGATGGAAGTACTCAGTACAGCTGAAAATAAAAGGGCAAAGCTGTTATTCATTTGTTTTCCTTTTATTTTAAGGTATTGCCCGGTTTATTTTCCGGGCTTAGCATTCTGCAACTGCTGAATGTAAGCGGCCGAAGTTTCGTAATTATACTGAGCCTCGCTGATTTGTACACCATCTTTAAAGTAATATACACCGCCCCAGCTGTACACTTTACGGGTGTACACCCAGGCTTTGTTTCCGGCCACCACAATACGTTTGGTGGTATTGGTACTTCCCTCCTTCTCTGTTTCTTCGGTGAGGCCCTGCGGATATTTTTTCACCAGTTCATTCATAAACTCCTCATTGTTTGTATTCTGAGGGGTATTATTTACAACCGGATCTGTTTTCGGGTTGAGGATTTTATCAATCTCAGCCAGTTTCTGTTTCGGATACAACTCAATGGGCTTTAGGGCAAGCGCCTCGTTGTAGGCTGCTTTTGCGGCGTTGTAGTCTTTGGCTGCAAAAGCACGGTCGGCTTTGGTAATTGCCGCATCATACTTTTTCTGCTTTTCGGCTTCAAACTTCTGATCGGCAAGTATGCGATCCACATCGGCAATGCGGTCTTTGGGCAACTGCTCGGCCGGTTTTAGCGAGGCAGCCTGCTGGTAGGAAACTTTTGCGGCGCTGTAATTTTTGAGCGCCATCAGGCTGTCGCCGGCCTGAATGGCGGCGTTGTATTTCTGTTCTTTCGCAATCACAGCTGCATCAGCCGCTGCAAGGCGGTCAAGCTCGGCAAGTTTTGTTTTCGGATAGGCTTCGGCCGGTTTAATGCTCAATGCTTCGGTATAAAGCTGGCGCGCACTGGTGTAGTTATTTGCCGTCATGGCAGCATCGGCTCGGGCAATTACGTCTTTGTATTTCTGATTCGTTTCGGCCAGACTCGAATCTTTTGCACTATTCTCGTCACAAAGTCTGATGCGGTCTTGCGGATACT is part of the Bacteroidota bacterium genome and harbors:
- a CDS encoding CYTH domain-containing protein, with the protein product MAIEIERKFLLRSTRWQQHPDLSVTHIRQGYLVSDAGRTVRVRWRNGKGYLTVKGKPESGSIARMEYEYEIPGTEAEALLQLCKPPLIEKKRWLLPAGNHTWEIDIFEGENNGLCVAEIELVNEHETFEKPDWLGEEVTHDGRYSNAALSRVPYSQW
- a CDS encoding VWA domain-containing protein: MPGYRFSKFSKKDDKPPFDRLFDIFRELLTHTSGDVNEALAWMNELDREYKLTDNNYGMGDFIEDLKKRGYLQENPQDGSFAITSKMEQSIRQSSLDQIFGKLRKSRTRGNHKTPYSGRGDELTSDRRPFQFGDAPEQIDMTVSMRNAQIHHGTSEFAMSEDDLEIIEQEHKTQTSTVLMIDISHSMILYGEDRITPAKKVAMALAELIKTRYPKDTLDIIVFGNDAWQIELKDLPFLQVGPYHTNTVAGLDLAMDILRRRKNPNKQIFMITDGKPSCLKQGEEYYMNSFGLDRKIVAQCLNRAHACRRVHIPITTFMIAKDPYLQQFVEEFTDANQGRAFYTSLKGLGDYIFEDYTTNRRKRVR
- a CDS encoding magnesium chelatase; translation: MSNSPAINTLGELIAAGYTPKSIKQELRDNLLARLRAKTPLFDGIIGYQDTVIPDLERAILSRHNINLLGLRGQAKTRIARLMVNLLDEWIPVVKGSELNDDPLQPLSRYARDLVAEKGNATPIEWMHRSERFAEKLATPDVSVADLIGDVDPIKAANMKLNYSDERVIHYGIIPRANRCIFVINELPDLQARIQVALFNILQEGDIQIRGFKLRLPLDIQFVFTANPEDYTNRGSIVTPLKDRIGSQILTHYPKDLETAKQITQQEARARQDAAAVIHVPDAALSMLEQIGFEARESEFIDAKSGVSARLSISAYENLISAAERRAVINGEAETMVRLTDFAAVIPAITGKVEMVYEGEQEGAAGVAKHLIGKAIRTLFPTYFPSPEKLKRKTETSPYQPIIDWFGEGNTLDLTSDMPARTYAAALSVVDGLDELVSKHYPAAEGMQKLFLMELVLHGLSEFSRLNRSSLESGARFGDLMGAMLGGE
- a CDS encoding DUF4846 domain-containing protein: MNNSFALLFSAVLSTSIVSCSDAGSTPASYTYAGVPDSLPDDPAQRYCWPGADTSKAEICTRFAVPEGYKRVKANDGSFAVWLRHLPLLPNGTPVLLHNGQPKRNQNAHVAVVNVDPGKADLQQCADAVMRLRAEYLFAQQRYSEIAFNFTSGDRCAYLSWCKGERIDTRKPGKRLQNGSKAAVGEYTAFRRYLNDVFMYAGTLSLSREMKSVSADSMQIGDVFIKGGSPGHACIVADMAVNAKGEKVFLLLQSYMPAQNIQVLRNPDEAGNSPWYPLDFGHLLITPEWEFVRSQLMRF